In Streptomyces sp. TS71-3, the following proteins share a genomic window:
- a CDS encoding zinc-binding dehydrogenase yields the protein MKISQVVGPRTSEVVEAPDPVPGDDQVLVEVVASGVCTSDLGPWLGHDPANAPVRLGHEMVGRVVAAGRDADRWRPGDLVTGLGGEGFATLAVMDGHAILPVPDGIEPAHAIGEPVADLEEALSRTGVAAGDRVAVVGLGFMGLGLVQLARRHAPGLLVGVDPDPARRARALRLGADLAFAPGELPEEFRTGTDRRTEARLDVVLEATGVTAGLRTAGSLVRPFGRLCVVGYHHTGDAMMDMDLWYKAVTIVNGFCPDRTRLMAAMREVLDLVAQRRFSYAPLVTHRFALDQVDEAFAAMHAGAADFVKAVVLP from the coding sequence ATGAAGATCAGCCAAGTCGTCGGGCCGCGCACCTCCGAGGTCGTGGAGGCGCCGGATCCGGTGCCGGGCGACGACCAGGTGCTGGTGGAGGTGGTGGCCAGCGGGGTGTGCACCTCGGACCTCGGGCCCTGGCTCGGCCACGACCCGGCGAACGCCCCGGTGCGGCTCGGCCACGAGATGGTCGGCCGGGTCGTCGCCGCCGGCCGTGACGCGGACCGCTGGCGCCCCGGTGACCTGGTGACCGGCCTCGGCGGCGAGGGGTTCGCGACGCTCGCCGTCATGGACGGGCACGCGATCCTGCCCGTACCGGACGGGATCGAGCCCGCCCACGCGATCGGCGAGCCGGTCGCCGACCTGGAGGAGGCGCTGTCCCGCACCGGGGTGGCGGCCGGCGACCGGGTCGCGGTGGTGGGGCTCGGCTTCATGGGGCTCGGCCTGGTGCAGCTCGCCAGGCGGCACGCCCCGGGCCTGCTCGTGGGCGTCGACCCGGACCCGGCGCGGCGCGCGCGGGCGCTCAGGCTCGGCGCGGACCTCGCCTTCGCGCCCGGCGAACTCCCCGAGGAGTTCCGCACGGGGACCGACCGGCGCACCGAGGCACGGCTGGACGTGGTCCTGGAGGCGACCGGCGTGACCGCGGGACTCAGGACGGCGGGCAGCCTCGTGCGGCCGTTCGGCAGGCTCTGCGTGGTGGGCTACCACCACACCGGCGACGCCATGATGGACATGGACCTCTGGTACAAGGCCGTCACCATCGTCAACGGCTTCTGCCCCGACCGCACCCGCCTGATGGCGGCCATGCGCGAGGTGCTCGACCTCGTCGCCCAGCGCCGCTTCAGCTACGCCCCCCTGGTCACGCACCGGTTCGCCCTGGACCAGGTGGACGAGGCGTTCGCCGCGATGCACGCGGGTGCCGCCGACTTCGTCAAGGCGGTGGTCCTGCCCTGA
- a CDS encoding carbon-nitrogen hydrolase family protein, which yields MADRIRIAAAQSPVTCDPVANGKAVRELMVAAHEAGARLVHFPEGAISGCPGGPEEKRALAGWAIDWEPVRDQLERTARLAGDLRLWIVVGSSHRLTPPNRPHNSLYVISDEGRLTGRYDKRRCSHTEITGWYSPGFEPLTFDVDGFRFGGALCIEVNFPELFAEYRELGVDCVLFSSFSEDPVFDVLARAHAASHTYWVSTSVPAQLSTAMSAGVIGPHGSWLDRCPADGTAALACVDLDRTDPGLDIALNKARPWRGISRAGQIYEARRVSDSRSTDRTRF from the coding sequence ATGGCGGACCGCATCCGGATAGCAGCAGCGCAGAGCCCGGTCACGTGCGACCCCGTGGCCAATGGAAAAGCGGTGCGTGAGCTGATGGTGGCCGCCCATGAGGCCGGTGCCCGGCTCGTGCACTTTCCGGAGGGGGCGATCTCGGGTTGTCCCGGGGGGCCCGAGGAGAAGCGGGCGCTGGCCGGCTGGGCCATCGACTGGGAGCCGGTGCGCGACCAGTTGGAGCGGACAGCCAGGCTGGCGGGCGATCTCAGGCTGTGGATCGTCGTCGGATCCAGCCACCGGCTGACCCCGCCCAACCGGCCGCACAACAGCCTCTACGTCATCTCCGACGAGGGCAGGCTGACCGGCCGCTACGACAAGCGCCGGTGCTCGCACACGGAGATCACGGGCTGGTACTCACCCGGGTTCGAGCCGCTGACCTTCGACGTCGACGGCTTCCGGTTCGGCGGCGCCCTGTGCATCGAGGTCAACTTCCCGGAGCTCTTCGCCGAGTACCGCGAGCTGGGCGTGGACTGCGTCCTGTTCTCCTCGTTCTCCGAGGACCCGGTGTTCGACGTGCTGGCCCGCGCGCACGCGGCGTCCCACACCTACTGGGTCAGCACATCCGTTCCGGCGCAGCTCAGCACCGCCATGTCCGCGGGCGTCATCGGCCCGCACGGTTCCTGGCTGGACCGCTGCCCGGCGGACGGCACGGCAGCGCTCGCCTGCGTGGACCTCGACCGCACCGACCCCGGCCTCGACATCGCACTGAACAAGGCCCGGCCCTGGCGCGGCATCTCCCGGGCCGGCCAGATCTACGAGGCCCGTCGCGTCAGCGACTCGCGCAGCACGGATCGCACCCGTTTCTGA
- a CDS encoding cupin domain-containing protein: MDEHKARVSTAQSDLPTEVFDWGSIKWGVSADLFPGADVTTGEVTINPAKGHALHTHPESDEVLYVIDGEGVQTVGDSGEFPVRTGDFVFVPKGTLHSTFNTGWRQLRLIAVYTPGGAERALRGAPDYAVLAPGVPPVWERAR; the protein is encoded by the coding sequence GTGGACGAGCACAAGGCGAGGGTCAGCACCGCGCAGAGCGACTTGCCGACCGAGGTCTTCGACTGGGGAAGCATCAAGTGGGGCGTGAGCGCGGACCTCTTCCCGGGCGCGGACGTGACCACCGGCGAGGTGACGATCAACCCCGCCAAGGGGCACGCCCTCCACACCCACCCGGAGTCCGACGAGGTCCTGTACGTCATCGACGGCGAGGGCGTCCAGACCGTCGGGGACTCGGGCGAGTTCCCGGTGCGCACGGGCGACTTCGTGTTCGTGCCGAAGGGCACGCTCCACTCGACCTTCAACACCGGATGGCGCCAGCTGCGGCTCATCGCCGTCTACACGCCGGGCGGCGCGGAGCGCGCCCTGCGCGGAGCCCCCGACTACGCGGTGCTCGCGCCGGGCGTCCCGCCGGTGTGGGAACGCGCCCGCTGA
- a CDS encoding phosphoenolpyruvate hydrolase family protein, translating into MERNAALERLRAAVAAGRPIIGGGAGTGLSAKSAEAGGIDLLIIYNSGRYRMAGRGSLAGLMAYGDANAIVMEMADEVLPVVRDTPVLAGVNGTDPFRVMGRFLDQVGEAGFAGVQNFPTVGLIDGVFRQNLEETGMGFGLEVEMIAAAHERGLLTAPYVFDTDQARAMAEAGADVLVPHMGLTTKGSIGAHTTLTLDECVTRVQAMRDAAASVNPDILVLCHGGPIAEPEDAQYVLSRTRGVVGFFGASSIERLPTEVAIRRQTEAFKGLTFRP; encoded by the coding sequence GTGGAACGGAACGCAGCACTCGAACGGCTCAGGGCCGCCGTCGCCGCGGGGCGCCCGATCATCGGCGGCGGCGCCGGGACGGGCCTGTCCGCCAAGTCGGCCGAGGCGGGCGGAATCGACCTGCTCATCATCTACAACTCGGGCCGGTACCGGATGGCCGGCCGGGGCTCGCTCGCGGGCCTGATGGCGTACGGCGACGCGAACGCGATCGTCATGGAGATGGCGGACGAGGTGCTTCCGGTGGTGCGGGACACGCCCGTGCTCGCGGGGGTCAACGGCACGGATCCGTTCCGGGTGATGGGCCGCTTCCTCGACCAGGTGGGGGAGGCCGGGTTCGCCGGCGTGCAGAACTTCCCGACGGTCGGGCTGATCGACGGCGTCTTCCGCCAGAACCTGGAAGAGACCGGGATGGGCTTCGGCCTGGAGGTCGAGATGATCGCGGCCGCCCACGAGCGCGGCCTGCTGACCGCGCCGTACGTGTTCGACACCGATCAGGCGAGGGCCATGGCCGAGGCCGGCGCCGACGTCCTCGTCCCCCACATGGGCCTGACCACCAAGGGCAGCATCGGGGCGCACACCACGCTCACCCTCGACGAGTGCGTCACGCGCGTCCAGGCGATGCGGGACGCGGCGGCCTCGGTCAACCCCGACATCCTCGTGCTGTGCCACGGCGGACCCATCGCGGAGCCCGAGGACGCGCAGTACGTGCTCTCGCGGACCCGGGGGGTCGTGGGGTTCTTCGGCGCGAGCTCGATCGAGCGCCTGCCCACGGAGGTCGCCATCCGCCGGCAGACCGAGGCCTTCAAGGGCCTCACCTTCAGGCCTTGA
- a CDS encoding cytochrome P450, protein MTTPTSAPQLPFTRPNPMDLAPLFAQLRDKGPLSRVTTPAGDPAWLVTAYDEARTILGDRRFGKAHPAPEKASKISGAAIQSGPTGSFEDEEREHTRMRRVLTPAFSAPRMRRLSSRIQELADGCLDDMERARADSPDTPVNLHDLLSFPLPVQVICELLGVSQSDRDLLRGWSERIGILDGGSDAQEAMADFQAYMGRVAEAKRERPGQDVVTDILKVQAEDPTFTEDDMTRLAAGLLFAGHETTSTRIDFGTLFLLIDPARRDRFAADPEGLVQATVEEILRLSAPGGLGLMRYAREDVQIGGVTVARGDAVLVAINAANRDGEAFAEPDAFDPDRAPNAHLAFGHGGHYCIGNALARTEMRIAFTSLFRRFPGLRLAADPYTLREHSERLTGGVNTVPVLW, encoded by the coding sequence ATGACCACCCCCACCTCCGCACCGCAACTGCCCTTCACCCGCCCCAACCCCATGGACCTCGCGCCGCTGTTCGCCCAGCTGCGCGACAAGGGGCCGCTGTCCCGGGTCACGACGCCCGCCGGGGACCCGGCCTGGCTGGTGACGGCCTACGACGAGGCCCGCACGATCCTGGGCGACCGGCGCTTCGGCAAGGCGCACCCCGCCCCCGAGAAGGCGTCGAAGATCTCCGGCGCCGCGATCCAGTCCGGGCCGACCGGCAGCTTCGAGGACGAGGAGCGCGAGCACACCCGGATGCGCAGGGTTCTCACGCCCGCGTTCTCCGCACCGCGCATGCGCCGGCTCAGCAGCAGGATCCAGGAGCTGGCCGACGGCTGCCTGGACGACATGGAGCGCGCCCGCGCCGACAGCCCGGACACCCCGGTCAACCTGCACGACCTGCTCTCCTTCCCCCTCCCGGTGCAGGTGATCTGCGAACTGCTGGGCGTGTCGCAGTCCGACCGCGACCTGCTGAGGGGATGGTCCGAGCGGATCGGCATCCTCGACGGCGGCAGTGACGCGCAGGAGGCGATGGCGGACTTCCAGGCGTACATGGGCCGGGTGGCCGAGGCCAAGCGCGAGCGGCCCGGGCAGGACGTCGTCACCGACATCCTCAAGGTGCAGGCCGAGGACCCCACCTTCACCGAGGACGACATGACCCGGCTCGCGGCGGGCCTGCTCTTCGCCGGCCACGAGACCACCTCGACCCGTATCGACTTCGGCACGCTCTTCCTGCTGATCGATCCCGCCCGGCGCGACAGGTTCGCCGCCGACCCCGAAGGGCTCGTCCAGGCGACGGTGGAGGAGATCCTGCGCCTGTCCGCCCCGGGCGGCCTCGGCCTCATGCGCTACGCGCGCGAGGACGTGCAGATCGGCGGGGTCACCGTCGCCCGCGGCGACGCGGTGCTCGTGGCCATCAACGCCGCCAACCGGGACGGGGAGGCTTTCGCCGAGCCGGACGCCTTCGACCCGGACCGCGCGCCCAACGCGCACCTGGCCTTCGGCCACGGCGGCCACTACTGCATCGGAAACGCCCTGGCCCGCACCGAGATGCGCATCGCGTTCACCTCCCTCTTCCGGCGCTTCCCCGGCCTGCGCCTGGCCGCGGACCCGTACACCCTGCGCGAGCACTCCGAACGCCTCACCGGTGGTGTCAACACCGTCCCCGTGCTGTGGTGA
- a CDS encoding ABC transporter permease yields MRTVLTKLGFYVVTAWAAISLNFLIPRIMPGDPADNLINQFHGKLNPAAVRALRVLFGQKDTGLWHQYLSYWHSVFTGDFGISYAYYPSRVSTVLGQSMYWTLILITACTVLSFVIGTGLGMLAGWKRGTWLDSLVPVTTFLSSIPYFWFAIIVVLVFAITLKWFPLSGGYAITQTIGLSGGFVSSALYYAVLPALTIVVASVGGWLIGMRNMMVTTLSEDYVRLAEAKGLSRRRVMYQYAARNAMLPSFSGFAMSLGFVVGGSIVTEVVFNYPGIGTVLFKAAQSADYPLMSAIFLLITVLVLVANLLADIAYVFLDPRTRES; encoded by the coding sequence ATGCGTACCGTGCTCACCAAACTGGGCTTCTACGTGGTGACCGCCTGGGCGGCCATCAGCCTCAACTTCCTCATTCCGCGCATCATGCCCGGCGACCCGGCCGACAACCTGATCAACCAGTTCCACGGCAAGCTGAACCCCGCCGCGGTCCGCGCGCTCCGGGTGCTCTTCGGGCAGAAGGACACCGGCCTGTGGCACCAGTATCTGAGCTACTGGCACAGCGTGTTCACGGGTGACTTCGGGATCTCGTACGCCTACTACCCGTCCAGGGTGAGCACGGTGCTCGGCCAGAGCATGTACTGGACGCTCATCCTGATCACCGCGTGCACGGTCCTCAGCTTCGTCATCGGCACCGGACTCGGCATGCTGGCCGGCTGGAAGCGCGGGACCTGGCTGGACTCGCTCGTGCCGGTCACCACGTTCCTCTCCTCGATCCCGTACTTCTGGTTCGCCATCATCGTGGTGCTCGTCTTCGCGATCACCCTGAAGTGGTTCCCGCTGTCCGGCGGCTACGCGATCACTCAGACCATCGGGCTCAGCGGCGGGTTCGTCTCCAGCGCGCTGTACTACGCGGTGCTGCCCGCGCTGACCATCGTCGTGGCCTCCGTCGGCGGCTGGCTGATCGGCATGCGGAACATGATGGTCACCACGCTGAGCGAGGACTACGTGCGGCTGGCGGAGGCCAAGGGCCTGTCCCGGCGCCGGGTGATGTACCAGTACGCGGCCCGCAACGCGATGCTGCCGTCGTTCTCCGGGTTCGCGATGTCGCTCGGCTTCGTCGTCGGCGGCTCCATCGTGACCGAGGTCGTCTTCAACTACCCCGGCATCGGCACGGTGCTCTTCAAGGCCGCCCAGTCCGCGGACTACCCGCTGATGTCGGCCATCTTCCTTCTGATCACCGTCCTGGTGCTGGTCGCCAACCTGCTCGCGGACATCGCCTACGTGTTCCTCGACCCGAGGACGAGGGAGAGCTGA
- a CDS encoding ferredoxin encodes MQVEVDRDKCVASGQCVLTAPEVFDQDDDEGKVVVLDDTPAPAAHGRARQAAAMCPGVAISLRDEGR; translated from the coding sequence ATGCAGGTGGAAGTCGACCGGGACAAGTGCGTCGCGTCCGGTCAGTGCGTCCTGACCGCACCCGAGGTCTTCGACCAGGACGATGACGAGGGGAAGGTCGTCGTCCTCGACGACACCCCGGCGCCCGCGGCACACGGCCGGGCCAGGCAGGCCGCCGCCATGTGCCCGGGGGTGGCCATCTCGCTGCGCGACGAGGGGCGGTAG
- a CDS encoding TetR/AcrR family transcriptional regulator, which translates to MPTESPRPLRADAVRNSEKIVRAAREVYAERGPDASLDEIARRAGVGIATLFRRFPDKGALLRAVLDQQFAEQMVPAVDRALEDADPRRGLALVMEAALSSAVRDYNVLTAARNAGELTGEVGDRFFDALELLVERGRRAGVIRDDLVPEDLRRIMAMLVSVLWTMDPAEGGWRRYVALLLDGLSPAAAGPLPCPAPALRRSEY; encoded by the coding sequence GTGCCGACCGAATCCCCCCGACCGTTGCGCGCCGACGCGGTCCGTAATTCGGAGAAGATCGTCAGAGCCGCGCGCGAGGTCTATGCGGAACGGGGGCCGGACGCCTCCCTGGACGAGATCGCCCGGCGGGCCGGCGTGGGGATCGCGACGCTGTTCAGGCGCTTCCCCGACAAGGGCGCCCTGCTGCGCGCCGTGCTGGACCAGCAGTTCGCGGAGCAGATGGTGCCCGCCGTCGACCGGGCCCTGGAGGATGCGGATCCGCGCCGCGGGCTGGCGCTGGTGATGGAGGCCGCCCTGTCCTCGGCGGTCCGCGACTACAACGTGCTGACTGCCGCGAGGAACGCGGGGGAGCTGACGGGCGAGGTCGGCGACCGGTTCTTCGACGCCCTGGAACTCCTCGTGGAGCGCGGCCGGCGGGCCGGGGTGATCCGCGACGATCTCGTGCCGGAGGATCTGCGCCGGATCATGGCCATGCTGGTCAGCGTGCTGTGGACGATGGATCCCGCCGAGGGTGGCTGGCGCCGTTACGTCGCTCTGTTGCTCGACGGGCTCTCCCCGGCCGCGGCCGGCCCCCTGCCCTGCCCCGCCCCCGCTCTGCGGCGTTCCGAGTACTGA
- a CDS encoding ABC transporter ATP-binding protein codes for MVLDVRDLRVEYAGDGGSVRAVDDVSFTLRRGEVLGIAGESGSGKSTLAYAITRLHRPPARVSRGEIRYTAPGGRSVDVLSMADDELREFRWEELSIVFQSAMHALNPIMRIGAQIEDALTAHRPHMTAQERAARILELLGIVGIPTDRAGSYPHELSGGMRQRAMIAIGLALDPEIIVMDEPTTALDVVIQRQIIEKIMELKDTLGFSVVFITHDLSLLIELSDTIAVMYGGRIVETAPAADFYRRPQHPYSRGLLASFPTLGGPKRELTGITGSPPDLRRMPSGCAFHPRCPVAFEACSQRQPALYRIEGPTRDGAAAQAACLLYANGEDEAGTGGESSGNGQSGPSGQSAENGEDTEAEVAMGEKQ; via the coding sequence GTGGTGCTCGACGTGCGGGACCTGCGGGTCGAGTACGCGGGTGACGGCGGCTCGGTCCGGGCGGTCGACGACGTGTCGTTCACGCTGCGGCGCGGCGAGGTGCTGGGCATCGCGGGCGAGTCCGGGTCGGGCAAGTCCACGCTCGCGTACGCCATCACCCGGCTGCACCGGCCCCCGGCCCGGGTCTCGCGGGGCGAGATCCGGTACACCGCGCCCGGCGGCAGGTCCGTGGACGTGCTGTCGATGGCCGACGACGAGCTGCGGGAGTTCCGCTGGGAGGAGCTGTCGATCGTCTTCCAGTCGGCCATGCACGCCCTGAACCCCATCATGCGCATCGGCGCCCAGATCGAGGACGCGCTCACCGCGCACCGGCCGCACATGACGGCCCAGGAGCGCGCGGCCAGGATCCTCGAACTGCTCGGCATCGTCGGCATCCCCACCGACCGCGCGGGCTCCTACCCGCACGAGCTGTCCGGCGGGATGCGGCAGCGGGCCATGATCGCGATCGGCCTCGCGCTCGATCCGGAGATCATCGTCATGGACGAGCCGACGACCGCCCTCGACGTGGTCATCCAGCGGCAGATCATCGAGAAGATCATGGAGCTCAAGGACACGCTGGGCTTCTCCGTCGTCTTCATCACCCACGACCTGTCGCTGCTCATCGAGCTCTCCGACACGATCGCGGTGATGTACGGCGGCAGGATCGTCGAGACGGCGCCGGCCGCTGACTTCTACCGCCGGCCCCAGCACCCCTACAGCCGCGGCCTGCTCGCGTCGTTCCCCACGCTGGGCGGCCCCAAGCGCGAGCTGACCGGCATCACCGGGTCGCCGCCCGACCTGCGCCGGATGCCGTCCGGGTGCGCCTTCCATCCGCGCTGCCCGGTCGCGTTCGAGGCCTGCTCGCAGCGGCAGCCGGCCCTGTACCGGATCGAGGGGCCCACGAGGGACGGGGCGGCGGCCCAGGCTGCCTGCCTGCTGTACGCGAACGGCGAGGACGAAGCCGGGACCGGCGGCGAGAGCAGTGGGAACGGCCAGAGCGGCCCGAGCGGCCAGAGCGCGGAGAACGGCGAGGACACGGAGGCCGAAGTGGCGATGGGTGAGAAGCAGTGA
- a CDS encoding phosphodiester glycosidase family protein — MVITSRQRTGMTRAAAAAAAALSLVLVPTHHVEAAGAALPLGDADLPEARSTQSLADGVTLTRIVRGTEPAPADQINTTPRGPWVVNVLTIDPHKTRGHLEATYGPDLAKTEPVTDLVRSSGALAGVNASFFTFTASEQYPGDPVGLGLYGGKLLSEPTTDPTEADFVVDSKSNRALMGRLKWSGGVQNRKTRAALPLEYVDHPPVVPADCADLTDQTQCTTPGDVVRFTPEFAGSTPSGNGVEVVLDRKGCVVRTSGTRGTQLAAGQTSLQATGRDALTLLQVAGEGCVNTTSRLTDEQGRELPMSSGLYGVTGRYRLTAGGKVVVPPGSGSFFDRNPRTIAGTTRQGSIVLATIDGRMVTSVGTTMDETAAVANALGLDDSINLDGGGSTTLSVKGDLVNQPSGPIRSVGDALVFVDHR, encoded by the coding sequence ATGGTGATCACCTCCCGGCAGCGAACCGGAATGACGCGTGCCGCCGCGGCCGCGGCCGCCGCACTGAGCCTCGTTCTCGTCCCGACCCACCACGTGGAGGCCGCCGGTGCGGCCCTCCCGCTCGGTGACGCCGATCTCCCGGAGGCGCGCAGCACCCAGAGCCTGGCCGACGGCGTCACGCTGACCCGCATCGTCCGGGGGACCGAGCCCGCCCCGGCCGACCAGATCAACACCACGCCGCGCGGCCCCTGGGTCGTCAACGTCCTGACGATCGACCCCCACAAGACCCGCGGGCACCTGGAGGCGACCTACGGGCCGGACCTGGCGAAGACCGAGCCGGTCACCGACCTCGTCCGCTCCTCGGGCGCCCTGGCCGGCGTCAACGCCTCCTTCTTCACCTTCACCGCCAGCGAGCAGTACCCCGGCGACCCGGTGGGCCTCGGCCTGTACGGCGGAAAGCTGCTCAGCGAGCCCACGACCGACCCCACCGAGGCCGACTTCGTCGTGGACTCCAAGAGCAACCGCGCCCTGATGGGCCGGCTGAAGTGGTCCGGCGGTGTCCAGAACCGGAAGACCAGGGCGGCACTGCCGCTGGAGTACGTCGACCACCCGCCGGTGGTGCCCGCCGACTGCGCGGACCTCACCGACCAGACGCAGTGCACCACGCCGGGCGACGTGGTCCGGTTCACCCCCGAGTTCGCCGGCTCCACCCCCTCGGGCAACGGAGTCGAGGTCGTCCTCGACCGCAAGGGCTGCGTGGTCCGGACGTCGGGGACCCGCGGCACGCAGCTGGCGGCCGGCCAGACGTCGTTGCAGGCCACCGGCCGGGACGCGTTGACGCTGCTCCAGGTCGCCGGCGAGGGGTGCGTGAACACCACGTCCAGGCTGACCGACGAGCAGGGCCGCGAACTCCCCATGAGCTCCGGGCTGTACGGCGTGACCGGGCGCTACCGCCTGACCGCCGGTGGCAAGGTGGTCGTGCCGCCGGGCAGCGGCAGCTTCTTCGACCGCAACCCGCGCACCATCGCCGGTACGACACGGCAGGGCTCGATCGTGCTCGCCACGATCGACGGCCGCATGGTCACGAGCGTGGGCACCACGATGGACGAGACCGCCGCCGTCGCCAATGCGTTGGGCCTGGACGACTCCATCAACCTCGACGGCGGCGGCTCCACCACCCTGTCCGTCAAGGGCGACCTGGTGAACCAGCCGAGCGGGCCCATCCGGTCGGTCGGCGACGCGCTGGTCTTCGTCGACCACCGCTAG
- a CDS encoding GntR family transcriptional regulator, whose product MDDSRDVAGAILPGYSEPLWIQAVNLIHGEIEKGNLKPGARLAPERELCTQLGISRVTLRKALGHLVERGELSASHGRGWYVARSAPKKEWPNSLESFSETAARMGLKPHSQVLRATSEPASLDEAERLGIAPGTPLFRLERVRLLDDVAIALDLSRVPMALAPDLAEVDFRTRSLYSTLEEAGVEPVRADSTIEATKADERAAEHLGMAPGDPLLVMHQVALGAQQEPLFLSTIRYAGDRYRLRTSFARSYD is encoded by the coding sequence ATGGACGACTCTCGCGACGTCGCGGGTGCGATTCTGCCGGGCTACTCCGAACCCCTGTGGATCCAGGCGGTCAACCTGATCCACGGTGAGATCGAGAAGGGGAACCTCAAGCCCGGCGCGCGGCTCGCTCCCGAGCGTGAGCTCTGCACCCAGCTCGGCATCAGCCGCGTCACCCTGCGCAAGGCGCTCGGGCACCTGGTGGAGCGCGGCGAGCTCAGCGCGTCGCACGGTCGCGGCTGGTACGTCGCCCGGAGCGCGCCGAAGAAGGAGTGGCCCAACAGCCTCGAATCGTTCAGCGAGACGGCCGCCCGGATGGGCCTGAAGCCGCACTCGCAGGTGCTGCGTGCCACGAGCGAGCCGGCCAGCCTCGACGAGGCCGAGCGGCTCGGGATCGCGCCGGGGACCCCGCTGTTCCGGCTGGAGCGGGTCCGCCTGCTCGACGACGTGGCCATCGCGCTGGATCTGAGCCGGGTTCCCATGGCCCTCGCACCGGATCTCGCGGAGGTCGACTTCCGCACCCGCTCGCTGTACTCGACGCTCGAAGAGGCGGGGGTGGAGCCGGTGCGCGCCGACAGCACCATCGAGGCGACCAAGGCGGACGAACGCGCCGCCGAGCACCTCGGGATGGCACCGGGCGACCCGTTGCTGGTGATGCACCAGGTCGCCCTGGGCGCCCAGCAGGAGCCGCTGTTCCTGTCGACGATCCGGTACGCGGGCGACCGCTACCGGCTGCGCACCTCCTTCGCCCGCTCCTACGACTGA
- a CDS encoding ABC transporter ATP-binding protein — translation MLEAVGVTKRFPVRSAIPGRGGRRVVHAVENVSLSLYAGRITALVGESGSGKSTLARLLAQLHPLTEGEIRLHGEPVRATSGNAFRAYTSEVQLILQDPFASFNPVATIASTLRRAVALHHPGKSRAEQDGVVDRLFEQISLVPPRQFTGKYPHELSGGQLQRISIARALTASPAVFLADEPVSSLDVSIRLGILNLLRRLTEERDAAMLYVTHDIASARYFAADTAVMYAGQVVESGPSEAVTQQAAHPYTQLLISSAPDPSRAGAPRVRDIGQPPSLIEPPAGCRFHPRCPFAMDRCAREAPPSFDLPSGHAARCWLYADDPEARARRAENTAAVAGLTTGVTPDLAAGPTSGPATSGPAPSEPAGQ, via the coding sequence GTGCTCGAAGCGGTCGGGGTGACCAAGCGGTTCCCCGTGCGCAGTGCGATACCCGGCCGTGGCGGCCGGCGCGTGGTGCACGCCGTGGAGAACGTCTCCCTGAGCCTGTACGCGGGCCGGATCACCGCTCTCGTGGGCGAGTCGGGATCGGGCAAGTCGACGCTCGCCCGGCTGCTCGCGCAGCTGCACCCGCTGACCGAGGGCGAGATCAGGCTGCACGGCGAGCCGGTGCGCGCGACAAGCGGGAACGCGTTCCGCGCGTACACCAGCGAGGTGCAGCTCATCCTCCAGGACCCGTTCGCGTCCTTCAACCCGGTGGCGACGATCGCGAGCACGCTGCGGCGGGCGGTCGCCCTGCACCATCCCGGCAAGAGCCGCGCGGAGCAGGACGGCGTCGTCGACCGGCTCTTCGAGCAGATCAGCCTCGTGCCGCCGCGCCAGTTCACCGGGAAGTACCCGCACGAGCTGTCCGGCGGGCAGCTCCAGCGCATCTCGATCGCGCGGGCGCTGACCGCGAGCCCCGCGGTGTTCCTCGCGGACGAGCCGGTCTCCAGCCTGGACGTCTCGATCCGCCTGGGGATCCTCAACCTGCTGCGCCGCCTGACCGAGGAGCGCGACGCGGCGATGCTCTACGTCACCCACGACATCGCCTCCGCCCGCTACTTCGCCGCCGACACGGCGGTGATGTACGCCGGGCAGGTCGTGGAGTCGGGTCCCTCGGAGGCGGTGACGCAGCAGGCCGCGCACCCGTACACGCAGTTGCTGATCTCCTCGGCGCCCGACCCCTCGCGTGCGGGCGCGCCCCGGGTGCGGGACATCGGGCAGCCGCCGAGCCTCATCGAGCCGCCCGCGGGCTGCCGGTTCCATCCGCGCTGCCCGTTCGCGATGGACCGCTGCGCACGCGAGGCACCGCCGTCCTTCGACCTGCCGTCCGGCCATGCGGCCCGCTGCTGGCTGTACGCGGACGACCCCGAGGCCCGGGCGCGACGCGCCGAGAACACCGCGGCGGTGGCCGGCCTCACCACCGGCGTCACCCCTGACCTCGCAGCCGGCCCCACCTCCGGCCCCGCCACCAGCGGTCCCGCGCCCTCCGAACCCGCCGGGCAGTGA